Proteins encoded in a region of the Chelonoidis abingdonii isolate Lonesome George chromosome 2, CheloAbing_2.0, whole genome shotgun sequence genome:
- the GJC2 gene encoding gap junction gamma-2 protein, whose product MTNMSWSFLTRLLEEIHNHSTFVGKVWLTVLIVFRIVLTAVGGESIYSDEQSKFTCNTKQPGCDNVCYDAFAPLSHVRFWVFQIIMISTPSIMYLGYAIHRIARSSEEEKRLKVLKKKKKQFALNWQAVRNLEDPLEADEEEPMISDNTVENEEKAKANKKSKEQQKHDGRRRIQQEGLMKIYVFQLIARASFEVCFLVGQYFLYGFEVEAYFVCNRAPCPHTVDCFVSRPTEKTIFLLVMYVVSCLCLLLNMCEMFHLGFGTIRDAIRNRKINSFRQPPYNYSYSKNISCPPEYNLVVKSEKPAKVPNSLLAHEQNLANVAQEQQCTSPDENIPPDLSTLHKHLRVAQEQLDIAFQSYSATQANTQPSRTSSPPSGGTVVEQNRVNTAHEKQGAKPKASSEKGSSSSKDGKSSVWI is encoded by the coding sequence ATGACCAACATGAGCTGGAGTTTTCTCACCCGTCTGCTAGAAGAAATTCACAATCACTCCACTTTTGTGGGGAAGGTCTGGCTCACTGTGCTGATCGTCTTCCGTATCGTCCTGACAGCTGTCGGAGGGGAGTCCATATACTCAGATGAACAGAGCAAATTCACGTGTAACACCAAGCAACCAGGCTGTGACAATGTCTGCTACGATGCCTTTGCACCGCTATCACATGTCCGGTTCTGGGTCTTCCAGATCATCATGATCTCAACCCCTTCCATCATGTACCTGGGCTATGCCATCCACAGGATCGCTAGGTCCTCCGAGGAGGAGAAGAGGCTTAAGGTactcaagaagaagaagaagcagtTTGCTTTGAACTGGCAGGCCGTCCGTAACTTGGAAGACCCTTTGGAAGCAGACGAAGAGGAGCCCATGATCTCCGATAACACGGTGGAAAATGAGGAGAAAGCCAAAGCAAACAAGAAGAgcaaggagcagcagaagcacGACGGGAGGAGACGCATCCAGCAAGAAGGGCTGATGAAGATTTACGTCTTCCAGCTCATTGCCAGAGCTTCATTTGAAGTTTGTTTCCTGGTTGGGCAGTATTTTCTCTATGGCTTTGAGGTGGAAGCATATTTTGTCTGCAACAGAGCCCCTTGCCCTCACACCGTGGACTGCTTTGTGTCAAGGCCGACAGAGAAGACCATCTTCCTCCTGGTGATGTATGTTGTGAGCTGCCTGTGTCTGTTGCTCAATATGTGTGAAATGTTCCACTTGGGGTTTGGGACCATTAGAGATGCCATTCGCAACAGAAAGATTAATAGTTTCAGGCAGCCTCCATACAACTATTCCTATTCGAAGAATATCTCCTGCCCTCCCGAGTATAACCTAGTCGTGAAATCGGAGAAGCCAGCAAAGGTCCCAAATAGCCTGTTGGCCCATGAGCAGAACTTGGCTAACGTTGCTCAAGAACAACAGTGCACAAGCCCAGATGAGAACATCCCGCCAGATCTGTCCACCCTTCATAAACACTTGAGAGTGGCCCAGGAGCAGTTAGACATCGCATTCCAGAGCTACAGTGCCACTCAGGCCAACACGCAGCCTTCCAGAACCAGTAGCCCACCTTCAGGTGGGACGGTGGTAGAACAGAACAGGGTCAATACTGCCCATGAGAAACAAGGTGCTAAACCCAAAGCCAGTTCAGAAAAAGGTAGTTCTAGCAGCAAAGATGGAAAGAGTTCTGTATGGATATAA